The sequence below is a genomic window from Geothermobacter hydrogeniphilus.
CGCTATGCCGGCTGCAGTTGCCTGGAAGCCCTGGAGCAGGACCGTTTCGACCAGCTGCTGGTGGAAAAGGTCGAACCCTGCCTCGGCCTTGAGACGCCGACCCTGCTCTGCGACTATCCTCTCCCCCTCGGCGCCCTGGCGCGCCGCAAGCCGGACGATCCCCGCTGGGCGGAACGCTTCGAGCTCTATGTCGCCGGCATCGAACTGGCCAATGGCTTTTCCGAACTCTGTGACCCGGTCGAGCAGGTTCGCCGTTTCGCTGCGGAAGAAGAGGCCCGACGACAGGCCGGCAAACCGCCCTACCCGGTACCGACCCGGTTTCTGCGTGAACTCGGCCGGCTCGAATCAGCCGCCGGCATCGCCCTCGGCATTGACCGGCTGGTGATGCTGCTGACAGATAAAGAGGATATCGCCGAAGTGGTGGCGTTTCCTCCCGAGGACCTGTAAACTGGCTAGTGTCCCGTGCGGTTAGTTGTGTCAATTAATTCTGAGTCATTTTGGTTGCGGTCAAGGCACGCCGACGCAGGCCTAGCCTGAGTTAAGCCGAGGAGGCGAAACGCAGACCGCGGCCAAAAGGGCCTGAATTAGAAGACAGGATTAACCGCACGGGACACTAGATCAACGTTCCTGGAGGCATCATGAGTGATTATCCCGACTCAGTGAGCGAACTCTGCACCGAACTGCGACAGCAACTGGCTGAGCAGGATGATCTCGACAGCCGCAGCGCGGTTGCCGTGGCCGCCCTCAGCCGACAGCTGCGGGTCGCTGAAGATGAAGTCGCCCTGTTCCTGCTCGATGAGCGCAAAACGGTACTGCACTTTCTCTGGCCGAAACGGTTCCGCCAGATCGGCTTTATCCCCTACTCCTCCCTCGACTCCCTGGCGGCGCGCACTGCCCGTGAGGGCCGTGTCTTCCTCAACAACACTTTCGCTTCGGTCCACCACGCTTCCTTCTTTGAAAAGATCCGCCTCAAGGACGGCATTGCCGACCGTCCCAAGCCGATTCAGAAAATCATCAGCGTGCCGATGGTGGTTGCCGGCGAGGTGCGCGGCGTCATCCAGATTTCACGTAAAGGGGAAGAAGGGGACGAACTCGCCGATTTCGACGATCAGGCGGCGAATGCCCTGGTGGAACTGGCTTCGGTAATCGGCGAAGCACTCTGATCCGTTATTGCACGCCAGCCGTTCAGGTCCGCTGCCGATAGGCGCAGTAACCGGGACGGGGCCCGATGCGGGGATGGTTGCGGCAGGTCGCGGGACGTTTTTCGTAAATGGTGCAGCGCCGTGTCCGTGGATGCAGGTAGATACAATCGGCGTTGGCCCGCCGGGTCAGACTGAAGATCCCGCGTTTGTGATTGAAGTGCTCGATCACCCCTTCCTTACGCAGCCGCCTTGCCAGCAACTTGGCAGAAGTCCCGGCATCGAAGTCATCGATCAGCCCCATTCTCACCAGGTCGGCAACATCGACCTCGACCTCCAGACGGCAACAGCCGGCACTGCAGCTGTCACACAAGCGACCATAATATCTGATCCAGGTATCCGGGGTCTCCGGGCAGACCGGCCTGGTGGTTTTTTTCTGGCGACGTGCTTTTTTCATCGAGGAGAAAAGAGGACCTGAAGCAGTGAGAGACAAGCCAGGCGGAGGCCGCGCAACGGTTGCGGACAGTAGCAGAAAAAAAGTCCCGCTGCAAGGGCGGGACTTTAACCCAAATCCACCGGCTGTTTTGCGGAACGAGGGTGACGAGACGGATGAAGATGCGCGGCGCCGCGCCGTTTCGGGCGCAGACGCAGCCGCGCTACGTCGAGCACCGAAGCGGTGACGGCAATAAAGCAGATTCACCCGTAACGACAGCCGAATCCCGAAATTGCTGGTGGATTTGGGTTTAAACCTGATTCAGGTTTGAAGTAAAAATATTTTCAGGAAGCTCCCTCTTCTCCGGGGGAGATCGTTCCGGCATCCGGCCTCGCCACCAGGCTCA
It includes:
- a CDS encoding YkgJ family cysteine cluster protein, coding for MKKARRQKKTTRPVCPETPDTWIRYYGRLCDSCSAGCCRLEVEVDVADLVRMGLIDDFDAGTSAKLLARRLRKEGVIEHFNHKRGIFSLTRRANADCIYLHPRTRRCTIYEKRPATCRNHPRIGPRPGYCAYRQRT
- a CDS encoding GAF domain-containing protein, producing MSDYPDSVSELCTELRQQLAEQDDLDSRSAVAVAALSRQLRVAEDEVALFLLDERKTVLHFLWPKRFRQIGFIPYSSLDSLAARTAREGRVFLNNTFASVHHASFFEKIRLKDGIADRPKPIQKIISVPMVVAGEVRGVIQISRKGEEGDELADFDDQAANALVELASVIGEAL